In Euphorbia lathyris chromosome 10, ddEupLath1.1, whole genome shotgun sequence, a single genomic region encodes these proteins:
- the LOC136209406 gene encoding F-box/kelch-repeat protein At3g23880-like, translated as MGLENLQIDLITEILLRLPVKSLLRYRCVCKAFNSIISSQNFINSHVKITSDKRTHRQLVYRESQSATDKNSLKIHVLDIKDGSKKVFPIINMPPLHSFNTFLQAHCNGLLLLGQSFNSLTVWNPSTRKCRKLPVCPVKVPHNACGVTKFGLGYDSSADDYKVVVIKEIQGPKISRVVEVWIFGLNSNSWRKIQDFPYLEYRIEDVESGTCFTDGALHYLCRHGQSYIIIAFDLEKETFSVVPQPVYETSGCLTRLQVLEGRLCISFCSVLLNEVALFVRKRDGTEFSWSKLFSVSTEIIYCLKFGKLLGLSDGGDKILILYNKHIFSYEIGLCVQDIGIKDIQSAVDLDLILCIESLVSVGCTD; from the exons ATGGGTTTGGAAAATCTTCAGATAGATCTAATAACCGAAATCCTGTTGCGGTTGCCGGTGAAGTCTCTTCTCCGTTACCGATGTGTTTGTAAAGCATTCAATTCCATCATCAGTAGCCAGAACTTCATCAACTCGCATGTCAAAATAACATCCGACAAAAGAACTCACCGACAATTGGTTTACCGAGAAAGCCAGTCAGCGACGGACAAAAATTCCCTCAAAATTCATGTTTTAGACATCAAAGATGGCTCCAAAAAAGTCTTCCCTATCATCAATATGCCCCCACTGCATTCCTTCAACACCTTCTTGCAAGCTCACTGTAATGGTTTGCTTCTCCTCGGTCAATCTTTTAACAGCCTTACTGTTTGGAATCCATCCACCAGGAAATGCAG GAAACTTCCGGTTTGCCCTGTGAAAGTCCCTCATAATGCCTGCGGAGTAACCAAATTTGGTCTCGGCTATGATTCTTCTGCAGATGATTACAAGGTTGTAGTAATCAAAGAAATCCAAGGACCAAAAATTTCTCGAGTAGTCGAGGTTTGGATTTTCGGATTGAACTCGAATTCTTGGAGAAAAATTCAAGATTTTCCTTACCTTGAATATCGAATCGAAGATGTCGAGAGTGGAACTTGCTTCACAGATGGTGCTTTGCATTACTTGTGCCGTCATGGCCAATCGTATATAATTATTGCTTTCGATTTGGAGAAGGAGACATTCTCCGTGGTACCTCAACCTGTTTATGAAACTTCAGGTTGTCTGACCCGTTTGCAG GTTTTGGAAGGTCGTCTTTGCATCAGCTTTTGCTCTGTTCTCTTAAATGAAGTCGCGTTATTCGTTAGGAAGAGGGATGGAACAGAGTTTAGTTGGAGTAAGTTATTCTCTGTCTCAACTGAAATAATTTATTGTCTGAAATTTGGGAAACTGTTGGGGCTTTCAGATGGAGGAGATAAGATTCTGATTTTGTATAATAAACATATATTTTCATATGAAATAGGACTATGTGTCCAAGATATTGGGATTAAGGATATCCAATCTGCAGTGGATTTAGATCTTATTTTATGCATTGAGAGTTTGGTTTCTGTAGGTTGTACAGATTAA